A portion of the Aythya fuligula isolate bAytFul2 chromosome 10, bAytFul2.pri, whole genome shotgun sequence genome contains these proteins:
- the HRH1 gene encoding histamine H1 receptor gives MTENATVNSTVNTHSALLGLFLGSISLITVVMNILVLCAVKTEKKLQTVGNLYIVSLSVADLIVGAAVMPLNIVYLLNSNVWTLGVTACLFWLSMDYVASTASIFNLFILCIDRYRSVQQPLKYLKYRTKMRALLMILGAWLLSFLWVIPILGWHIFGGEGETKEREKKCETDFSKVTWFKVFTAFVNFYLPSILMLCFYCKIFRAVRKHCQHRELINRSYLSFSESKSVHPGKTKDKQSICLQKQILDENTPPKDKQRSPQPKNTEAKLHFSDPDSSSKVIVSRSNSEVLKWSCFPLTTAQSEPGLDKPGEKSVTKDNKNEEDLFSQDSDLSDASDSQTFTEEVPCGEESRPNPERACSPQEKTENRDFKGLTYLRKTWQRLHTRSKNHLRRLHVNRERKAAKQLGVIMAAFMLCWIPYFVLYMVIAFHDDERYSTVQMVTIWLGYVNSTLNPFLYPLCNHNFKKTFKKILHIP, from the coding sequence atgacagaaaacgCAACAGTGAACTCAACTGTTAACACTCACTCAGCTCTCCTAGGTCTGTTTCTGGGTAGCATTTCACTGATCACTGTTGTCATGAATATATTAGTACTATGTgctgtgaaaactgaaaagaagctGCAAACAGTTGGCAATTTATACATTGTCAGCCTCTCTGTTGCAGATCTTATAGTTGGTGCAGCTGTTATGCCCCTTAATATTGTTTATCTCCTAAACAGCAATGTGTGGACCCTGGGTGTAACAGCCTGTTTGTTCTGGCTGTCCATGGATTATGTGGCCAGCACTGCATCTATTTTCAATCTCTTCATATTATGCATAGATCGTTATCGCTCAGTCCAGCAGCCACTGAAATATCTCAAGTATAGAACAAAAATGAGAGCATTACTAATGATTCTGGGGGCTTGGTTGTTGTCTTTCTTGTGGGTCATCCCAATACTAGGGTGGCACATTTTTGGTGGTGAGGGGGAAAcgaaagaaagagaaaagaagtgtGAAACTGATTTCTCTAAAGTCACCTGGTTCAAAGTGTTCACAGCCTTTGTCAATTTCTACCTACCCTCTATCTTGATGTTATGTTTCTACTGCAAAATATTCAGAGCTGTTCGTAAGCACTGCCAACACCGAGAGCTCATCAACAGATCATATTTGTctttctctgaaagcaaaagtGTACATCCTGGTAAGACAAAGGACAAGCAAAGTATTTGTCTCCAAAAGCAAATCTTAGATGAGAACACACCTCCCAAAGACAAGCAAAGGTCCCCTCAGCCCAAAAATACGGAAGCAAAGCTTCATTTCAGTGATCCTGACAGCTCTTCAAAAGTTATCGTTAGCAGGAGTAATAGCGAAGTCCTTAAATGGAGCTGTTTCCCTCTCACCACTGCCCAGTCTGAGCCAGGCCTGGATAAACCAGGAGAGAAGAGTGTAACAAAGgacaacaaaaatgaagaggaCCTTTTCTCACAGGACAGTGACTTGAGTGATGCATCAGACAGCCAGACTTTCACAGAGGAGGTACCTTGTGGAGAGGAGTCCAGGCCTAACCCTGAAAGAGCCTGCAGTCCtcaggaaaagacagagaacagGGACTTCAAAGGACTGACTTACCTGAGGAAAACCTGGCAAAGACTGCATACTCGTTCCAAAAACCATCTTCGAAGACTGCACGTGAACAGGGAGCGGAAAGCAGCTAAGCAGTTAGGGGTCATAATGGCAGCCTTTATGTTGTGCTGGATTCCCTATTTTGTATTATACATGGTAATAGCTTTCCACGATGATGAACGATATAGCACAGTACAAATGGTCACTATATGGCTTGGCTATGTGAATTCCACCTTAAATCCATTCCTGTATCCTCTTTGTAACCATAATTTCAAAAAGACATTCAAAAAGATCCTTCACATTCCCTGA